One segment of Brassica napus cultivar Da-Ae chromosome C3, Da-Ae, whole genome shotgun sequence DNA contains the following:
- the LOC106385591 gene encoding uncharacterized protein LOC106385591, with the protein MAASVQTPSPNHTNKESGSLIMVSETSLESPPQSLTPSSDKRLWSSLRNRIDVLLDEKSKDHKPITSSPLVAQKTVGESERAKRLKSDSMLLLKGFDSVAHTLSQLSSNLDNALQGVRELAKPPTLSEIFHSNLKADQIQQQREEEEEEESKGKKRKHDSDAEFKEDSSDEDEKRPKERKIMKRAKNIAISMAAKANSLARELKSIKSDLSFIQERCGLLEEENKRLRDGFVKSVRPEEDDLVRLQLEVLLTEKARLANENANLVRENQCLRQMVEYHQITSEDLSASYEQVVQGLCLDFSSPFDEIDYGQEEEETTALDVSKSLIESFEKAEEEQH; encoded by the exons ATGGCTGCTTCTGTACAAACTCCATCACCTAATCATACTAACAAG GAAAGTGGAAGCTTGATAATGGTTTCTGAAACTTCTTTAGAGTCTCCGCCTCAATCGCTTACTCCATCCTCTGACAAGCGTCTCTGGAGCAGTCTTCGTAACAGGATAGATGTTCTTCTCGATGAAAAGAGCAAAGACCACAAACCCATCACCAGTTCCCCATTGGTAGCTCAAAAGACTGTTGGAGAGTCAGAGAGAGCAAAGAGGTTGAAGAGTGATTCAATGCTTTTGCTTAAAGGGTTTGACTCTGTTGCTCATACTCTGTCTCAGCTTTCGAGTAATCTCGACAATGCTCTTCAG GGAGTTAGAGAACTAGCTAAGCCGCCTACATTGTCTGAGATATTCCACTCCAATCTCAAAGCTGATCAGATACAACAACagagagaggaggaagaagaagaagagagtaaagggaagaagaggaaacatgACTCTGATGCTGAGTTCAAAGAAGATTCATCGGATGAAGATGAGAAGAGACCTAAGGAGAGGAAGATCATGAAAAGAGCTAAAAAC ATTGCGATATCAATGGCAGCTAAAGCAAATTCGCTTGCAAGAGAGCTTAAATCCATAAAATCCGACCTGAGTTTCATCCAAGAACGTTGTGGATTGCTTGAAGAAGAGAACAAAAGACTCAGAGATGGGTTTGTGAAAAGCGTTAGACCTGAAGAAGATGATCTG GTGAGGCTGCAATTAGAGGTGTTGCTTACGGAGAAAGCTAGGTTAGCCAACGAAAACGCGAATTTGGTTAGAGAGAATCAGTGTCTGCGCCAGATGGTGGAGTACCATCAGATCACATCTGAAGATCTCTCTGCTTCTTATGAACAAGTCGTCCAAGGTTTATGCTTAGATTTCTCATCCCCTTTTGATGAAATCGATTATggacaagaagaagaggaaacaacAGCTCTTGATGTCTCGAAATCTCTCATTGAAAGCTTTGAAAaagcagaagaagaacaacactGA